Genomic window (Coriobacteriia bacterium):
TGCGGACCGGATCGGTGTCATGCGTGACGGCCGCATCGTCGCCGAGGGGGCGCCCGATGAGGTGCTCGCACTTCCCTGCGATGACTGGGTGGCGGCTTTCGTCGGCACGGAGCCGCCGGTGGTCGGTCGGGTCACGACGTACGCCAACGGAGTTGCGACGCTCACGTGTGGAAGCGGTGAAGTCTTTGCGGTCACGGATCTCCTTACCGATACCGAGGTCGTGTTCGGCGTGCGCCCCGAGGACGTCATGCTGTTCGAAGACGGCGTCGAGATCCCGCTCAGCTCAGCCCGCAATCAGCTCGCTTGCACCGTCGTGCGCGTCATCCCTCAGGGGGCGGCGGTTCGCGTCGTGCTCGACGCGGGCTGCTTCCGCCTCGCCTCGAGCATCAGCCACGGGTCTGCGAAGGCCTTGGGCGTAGAGCCCGGCGCCCGACTCACGGCCGTATTCAAGGCGACCGCGGTGCGCGTTGCGACCCGGTAGACCGAGCCTCACTCTTCGCTTCCGAAGCACTCCTCGTAGCCGTCACACCCGGTGCAGCTTGGGTTGCGTCAAGTGCTGAACCCGCTCCAACCGCACAGCCGTTTGTAGAGGAACTTCTTCCAGCGCATGTCCTTGGTGTTGGCCTCGTAGAGGGTCGGGAAGCTCTCGCGCATCATCGCTCGAAGCTCGTCCCGACCGGAGAGGCCCATCGAACGCCACAGGTGCCCGGGCTGCAGCGCCGAGCGCGCTATCCAGTCGGCGCGGTCTCGCGTGTCTGGGTCATCTCCTGCGTCAGCCATGAGCAGCAAGACGAGTTGTTCGTACTCGTCTTGCCTTTGCGGGGGAATGGGGTGTCGGTCAGCCATCGAGGGATGTAACAGCGACCGGCCTCGTTGGCTTGCGTGGCCGGTCGCTGCTTGGGTGCGAGTCGGGTTAGTCGACGCCGAGGATGACGTGGTCGGCCTTGATGATGGCCACGGCCTCGCTGCCGACGGTGAGGCCCAGATCCCTGACCGCATCCATCGTGACCACGGCTGTGATCCGCTGCCCTGTCACGTCTAGAACGACCTGTGCTTCGACGGCGCCTTCCTTGATCTCTGAAACGACACCGCGAATCTGGTTACGAGCTGAAAGCTTCATAGCCAACTCCTTCCGAGGTGAACCTTGCAAGGGGTTTATGCCCATTTCAGGCCTGTCGCCTGCGCGGTGGATCACTCAGGGGCGCTCCCGGGTTTCTCTTGTCCGGGCGCCTCCGAAGGCTGTTTGCCGATAGCGAGCCACCGATTCTCGCTCGCGAACATCACGGGAACGGCAGGGCGCCCGCCCCACAGGCGCGGACGGAGCCAGTCAGCCGTCTCCACGATGTCGCCGAGCTTCGGCGATACGACGTTGCGGTCCACCGGGAGCACGAGCATGCCGGCCGCCTCAAGCTCGCCGACCGTCACCTCGGCTGGATGATCGCGCAGCCGGCCGAACTCCACGAACCGGCCGGACCAGCCCCACGCGGTCAGGCCCACGCCCGCAGCCGCGCCGATGATCCCGTCGTTCGTACCGCCGTGGCCGGAAAGGTGGGCACCGGATGCTGCTGCGATCGCGTCGGCTTGCGTCACGACTGAGACGGCAGCGCGTCGGCCGAACTCCGTGAGCACGGGGATCGCCGGGTTATCCTCGAGCGCGACGCACACGCCCGGGTCGCTTCCTTCGAGGGCGTGAAGCTCCACGTGGGCAATGGCGCGGGTGATGAGCTCTTCGACGATGGCGGCATCAGGCACCTCGACGACGGCGCATGCCGAACTGTTGTGCGAGGTGTACGGGATGTCCGGGTGCACCAACAGCTGCTGGCGGACGACGCCCCACAGCTTGCACCCATCGGGTAGCTCGTCCTCGTACCAGCGCACGAGCTTGCCGGTGCCACGTGGTGCGCCGAGATTGTCAGTGTCATCGAAGCATACGAATGCGCGCATAGCGGACTCCCTTATTGTCCCGGTACCCAGACGGTGCGACCGTCCTCGAGTTGGTAGACCGTGCCTACAGGTGTACCCATGCCCTCCGCCGGCTGGTCGGTGACCTTCAGGCGCTCGATCTCCTTGCCCTCCTTGCGGATGACCTCCATGTCAGGCGTTCCGGGGTTCTTCACGATGGTCATCTCGTCGGCAGAGAGGATCTCTTGCAGCCCGAAGCTCGACAGGGCCACGACCATGAAGCCCACGCCGATCAGGATCGCCACGTCGAACAGGTTTCCCATCGCGTCCATCGGGTCTCCGTGACCGTCCCCTGAGCGTCTGCGTCGGCGGCTGAGGAAACTGGTGTCTGCACCGGTGCTGCGCATGTCACCCTCCCAAGTGGTCGAACACGTACTCGATGTCGGTGAGGTCCTGCTGGTGATGACGATCCCGTACCGCCGTGACGATGTAGCCGATGGATCCGATGAGCAGACCCACGACGGTGGTGGAGAAGGCGATCACGAGGTTGTCCGAAAGCTGCTGAACGTCGCCGCTGGCCAGAGCCACGAGCGCCGGGCTGATCGGGATGAGCGTACCCATGAGGCCGAGTATCGGGCCCACGCGCATGAGCATTCGTGTGCGCTCGAGGACCCTGACCGACTCGAGGTCCGCATCGGCCAGCGCCTTCAGAACGTGCGAGCGCGTGACCGTCGACTGATGCTCCAGCGAACTCGCGACCGTCCGAGCGATCGGGCTTGGCCCCATCGAGCCCAAAAACCCGAGCGCAGCGGTTCGCTTGTCGGTGCCCGTCGCCTGGGCCACGGCCACCGCGGCGGCTTCGACGTCGAGCTTCTTGCGCGCCCTCCGGCGTTTGAACACCTCCACGCAGAATCGACCCGCTTCATACGCGGCGACGAGCAGCGCGAACACTTCAAGGAATAGGACCGGGTAGAGGAGTGCTGTCGCGACCCCGTAGATGATCGCCTCAGGGTGCGTCAGGTAGTAGCCAAGCTTCTCGCCCAAACCCGTCATCTCAACTCCCTCAGTGTCAGCGCTGACAGCGCTATCCGGAAGACCCGTCTGGGCGTCCCCGACGCTGCAGCGGTAGCGCCAATCGTATACGCGAGCGCAACCAACGCCAATGCGACGCTGATGGTCAGCTGCTGATTCGAGGTCGGGCCTCCGCCGGGTGTGCCGTCGCCGGCTTCGTTACCGATTGGGGTCAGCAGGTTGCCAGCGGCGTACTGGGGACCCGTGAGCACGGCCGGACCTTCGGCGGCGAACTGGTCCGACGTGGCGGCAGGCGCGGTCGCAACAGCCGCATCGTACGGAGCGCCGAAGGTCATCGGGCCGCCGCTGAAGCTGCTGCCTGAGCCCGTGCCAGAGCCCGCGCCCGTGCTTGAACCTGAGCCGCTGCCGGAACCAGAGCCCGAACCCGAACCCGAACCGCCGCCGGAACCGGTACCGTCACCCGGGTCAGGGCCGGTGGCCGGAGCGGGGGAGGCGGAGAACTGCACCTGGGTGACCGACGGCGTTGAGCCCTGGTCTGTCGTCGAGAGCCGAACTCGGTACCGGATGAGTCTGCCGATGCTGTTCTTCGACAGGCTGCTGGCCGCCCGCCACGCCCCGCCATCGAGCGAGTACTCGAGCCGCGCTGAGGTTCCGGCCGGCTGGTCCGCGGCCAGCGAGCCCGACGGCACGACCTTGCGCACCCCAGGGAGTCCGAGGTCGAGCGATGGCGAAGTGAACGTGCCGCTCGTCGGGTAGCCGACTTCGATGATTCGCTTGGTGCCCTGATCGGCGAGCAGATACGAGCCGGAGGCGGTGCGCTGCACCGAGCGCACCTTCGAAGTGAGCGAGGCGTCAGCGACACCGGGAATAGGGATCGTGCTGACGATCTCGCCTGCGGCGTCGACCTCGATGATTCGTCCGACGCCGTCTTCTTCGACAATCACCGTGTTGCCGTTTGGCAAGCGAACCGCGTCGGAGGGCTTCGGCTGGCTGTCGCCGGTGCCTTCGAACACGTACTGCCACACAACTGCGCCACTCGGAGTGACTTCGATGACCCGGTTGCCTGCGTACGCCTGATCCGCCGCGTCGACTATCAACGTATTGCCGTTGGCGAGTCTGGATGCCTTACGTGGCGAGGACAGCATGCCCGGCCCCGTGCCCGGATCGTTGTCGCGGCCATACTGCCACACGATGCTCGATCGGGTGAAGCCGTACGCCGGCGCATCGGCGTCGTAATCGGAGGTCCGGACCTCGATGACCCGCGTTGAGAACCGGTTGTCGCAGATCAGCGTGTTGCCATTCGCCAGTCGTGTCGCTGAGTAGGGGTCGACGACCGAGCCAGGTGCGAGTGAGTCGATCTGGGCGCCGTACTGCCAGACGACCCGCTTGTCGGGCGCCACCTCCAGCACGAGGTCCGCTCGTCGATCCAGTATCAGCGTATTGCCGTTCGGCAACCGCTGTGCCGAATACGGGTTCAGCAACCGCGGGTCGTCGGCTTTGGAGTAGGACCAGGCGATGCGCTTCGAACGAGTCACTTCGGTGACCGCCACGTTGTAGCGGTCTGCGATCAGTATGTTGCCGTTGCCGAGCACCTCTGCGGAGAATGGTTCCATCATCAGGACGCCCGGTCGCGTGTACTCCCAGAGCACACGGCGTTGCAGCTGCACACGCGGTACACCGGCAACTGTCGTCACCTCAACGCCGCTCGCGGTCCCCGCGAACGGAGTCGAGCCGGTGGTCGCGCGCCACGTGGTTGCCCCAGCGCTCAGTGGCCGAGTGACGCTGATCCCTGCGACGAGCAGCAGCGCGAGCACGAAGTAGAGGGTCGGTGTCGCCTTGATTCGAGTTGTGGCCATTCGCCTCATGAGGCTACCTCGGTGCTCGGTGTCGCATCGGGCAACATACCGGCGCGGCTTAGGCGCTGCAGGACGAACGCCGCGGCGACTCCGCCGAGGGCACCGAATCCGAGGTGAGTGACTGCCGCGAAGCCGAGTCCGATGGCGAGGTACCCGCCGGGAACGCCCAGTGCGAGGCCGAGAAGGTACGATGCGGTGAGCTTACCCATGTGCGCGGCTGCAGCGACGATGACCGCCGCCGGATAGCGGTCCAGACGCCCGCCCAACAGTGGCGTCAACACGTCGACGATGAGGCCCGGCACGAAGTACTTGACGCCGACGAAGATCCCCTCGCGGCCGGGCAGGATGATGACGGCGAGCAGCCCCGAGATGAGCCCGATCAGGGTCCCGGTACCCGGGCGCCCCACGACGCCGACACCGATAAGCAGAAGCGCCATCCAGAAGACACCTGAATGCCCCGGCACGTGTATCGGCATGCGCAGGTAGAACTTCGCCCCGATGATGAGGGCGGCGACCAGCGCGACGATGACGCGCGCTCGCAGGGGCAGACCCCACGGCTGTCTGGGCCGAGCCGTTTCGTCGGTCACTCGACGATCACCCGCTCGACGTCCCGGACGCGTGCGCTGTATTCGATCTCAGGCCCGCATAGCTTGGTCGTTCCACGAAGCGCGAAGTCGAGCAACACGTCTTCATCGATGTCGCGACGTGCCAGGGTGATGGTGCCGGAATCACGGACTCCCGGACCTGTGACGGTCACCGACGTGAACTCCGCGACACCGGCGTCCGCGAGCACGGCTAGCAGTGGCGGACCCTCCTCGAGCTTGCCGTCCATGACGACCTTGCGCATGCCGAGCGCACGCAGTTCTTCAATCGAGTAGCTCGCCACTTCGCGTCCCGACTTCTCGACTGTGACGTGGTACGGGCCGGCCGCCTTGCGCGCGCGCAGGTCGAGGCCCCACGCTGCGAGCGTGAGGAGAACGAGTGCCCCTGCGACGATTGCGAATGCGAGCGCGGTCCTTGGGCGTGGCATGGACGGAGCTAGCGCTTCACGGCGAGTCCGTCGACGTCAACGCGCCGTCCGGTGCCGGCCAACGTGACGATGCGAATCGTGTGGCGACCCGCGCCAGAGAGTCGGCCGATGCGGACTTCGGCCCGGGGCCGTTCGGTCGCCGCGTAGAGGTCGTAGGTTCCCGCGAGACGCCCGTCGAGATAGATGCGCACCCGTCCGCGATCGGGACCCTTCGAGGTGATGAGGTGAGCCTCGGTCCCGCGGGAGAACGTGAAGGTGGCGGATGCACCCGCGGCCGTCGTGACTCGTGAACGGCCACCGTACGAGGCGGTCGCGATCTCGGAGCGCCATGCGCCGGAGTAGCGTGCGCTCACGTCATCGTAGGGTATGACCGTCGTTCGTGTGGCGGACCATGCGCCAACATTGCCGGCGGTGTCCGTTGAGCGCGCCCGGAACCGATACGTGGCTCCGGTCGGGGCAGTGACGGTCACCGCCTGCGCAGCCGTGCGTGTTCTGAGCCGACGCCACGGCGCGGTTGCGGACGTGCGGTACTCGAGGTCGCGCAGCGTGCCCGACGAGGGAGTCGCGTCCACCGATGTCAAGGAGACGACGAATGCTCGAGCCGTTGACGTGCGCGTCGAGATGGCAGGGGCCGAGAGTGTGGTCGACGGAGTCCGCGTGTCGGTCTTGACCGAGATGCTCGCGATCGCGGATTCGTTGCCGCTGCTGTCTGCGGCGTAGTAGAAGAGCTTTCGGGCACCCTGTGGCGCTCGTAGTGGCGCTGTGTACGTGGCGTAGACGCTGGTGGACGAATCCCACGAGTAGAACAGGCGTCCTCGGTCGGTGAACAGGGAGACATACGGTGCGGTCTTCCTGAACCAGCCGGCTGCGCCGTTCGGCTTGGTTGGCGACGTCGCGGCTCGCACGCGAGGAGGCAGGGCGATGGTCGTAGCGGCCACGGGGTTCGAGCGAGCACTGACATTGGTAGCGGTATCCATGGCGCGTACTTCGTAGTGGTACGTCAGCCCGCCAAGAGGGGTCGCGTCGTCGTAGGTCGTCTGGGATGTCGAGCCGATGAGGGTCTTCGCCACCGAGTACGGCACGCCAAGCGGAGGCTCGATCCACCGGTACACGAGGTACTTAGACACCTTGGTGTTGTCGAGAGCGGGGCTCCAGGAGAGCCTGACTCGGCGGTCGAGTGGCGTGGCCGTGAGATTCGTCGCTGTTGTAGGCGCGCTCATGTCGGTGGCGCCTATCGCGATGTCCTCGTCCGGCCGCGTGAGCGTGATGCCCGCAACGAGTGTGGTCGTTCCCGACACGATGTCGACACTAGTGTTCAGGGGCACGCAAAGTGAGTAGTCCCCGCGCGACCCGGGCGTGCCGTGATCCTCATCGTCGGTGCGACCGTTCGCGTCGCCGTCGACGCCGTCGGTCTCAGTCCGCGAGGCCGCGACGGTGGAACCATCGAGACGTCGCACTGCCTTGACGAGCGTTCCTGCGGGCAGTCCGGTGGCCGCGGCGTTGTGGAGCCTCGCACCCTGGGTCTCGACGTCGAAGACGTCGACAGCGAAAGGTGCGCTGCCGTTGAAGGTCGCCCCCTTCTCCAGGTTCAGGGAGACCAGGATGTAGTAGCGGCCCGACATCGCTTCATCCCCGAAGGCGAAGGCCGCCCAACCCTCGGGAATCGAACCGGTCGGATCGGTGGTCATTAGAGGGAAGCGGTTCCTGTCCTGCTCCCGCTCCTGGACCCATTGTCGCGTGACGGGGTTCCAGGTCCAGCCACGGTTCTGGATGTTCATCGGCTCAGGAGCGGGGCTGAGCCGCACCTTGAGCCGATAGCCGGCGTTCGGATCCAGTCCTGCTGCCGAGAAGCCGATTACAACGGGAGTGTGATCGTTAGGGACCATGATGGTCGAGGTGGGGAGGGCGCCCCCTGTGTACGTGCCTGCCGCATACGCCGATGCCAAGGGCATCGCGAGCACGAGCGTCAGAACTCCGGCGAGTATCGCGAGGAGTGATCTGCTGGTGCACGCGGTCGTTTTCACAGGGGGCGCGCCTCCACTCGGTTAACGGACGCGGAAGTACCGTGAGGCACTCACGCTCGAGATGTGCGTCGCATCGCTATGGCTGGCCTGAATACGGTATAGGCCGGCTGGCAGCGACAACCGTGCACGGAAAGTGAGACCGGACTTCACTCTGACAGTGCGATAGAGGCGGTAGGTCGATCCGATCTTCTTGTAGACGCGGAAGTACACGTAGGACTGGTGCGCAGGAGCCAGTGTTGCGTACGCGTAGAACGGCCTGCTTGCCCGCTGAGTCGCCACTGAGCGCAGGTTGATCTTCGCCTTCACCCTGAGCGAGTACTCCGGCGACGTGGCCTGCGCCAGCGCCCCAGCGCCGAGGAAAGCGATGCGCAGTCTCAGGTTGCGAGTCGGGTTGAAGTACAGGCGGTAGGTGCCGTCAGCGGCGGTGACAGCGGTGGCACCCGTGTACGGGACCCACGTCGCGTCTTTGAGGTACTCGACTCGTACCTGAACCCCCGCCGTCGACAGGGTGGGTGCCGTCAGGGTGCCCACCACTGCGGCACGGGTCCCGATGGTGAGGCTGGACGTAGCGCGTCGCGTGAGCGTCGGCTGCTCTGTGACAACCGCGTTCACCGTCTCCGTCGCGGTGTTGCCGGCCTTGTCCGAGGCGACGAAATCCACGGTCGACGTGCCCGGGGTCGTGACAGACACGGTGGTACCCGTCGTCAATACGCCGCCGTTGACGCGGTAGCGCGTCCAGTCGATACCCGAGGTGGCGTCAGACGGTGATGCGCTGGCGGTAGCGGTACCCGCAGCGCTCTGGCCTACAGCGCCCACAACCGGACTCGTGCGGTCGACGCGAATCGTAGCCGTCTTCGTCGCCTCGGTGTTCGCGGGCCAAGCGGTGTCGACCGACCAGTACTCCAGGGTCGTCGTACCATCAGTCGAGAACGTAAGCGGCGCCGTGTAAGTCAGCGTGGAGCCGCCATTCAAGCGGTAGTGAGTGGATGCTACGGCGGTACCTGTGTCGACCGCGCTGAGCGTGACGGTGACCGGCGTCGTGCTCCAGCCAGCCGGGATCGTCGCTGCGGTCGTCACAGGCGGAACCGTGTCGGAGGAGACGACAGCGAACGTGAGCGTACCGGTCGCCGAGTTGCCGACCACGTCGGACGCGATCCAGCTCGCCGAGTATGTTCCCGGCGCCGAGATGGCGCGGGTCGCGGTGAAGCTGGGGCCGGGCACCGTCACGGTGGTACCGGGCGTCGGATTGAGGCGGTACTGCAGGCCCGACACGCCGCGGCCAGCGTCGGTCGCCGAGATCTGGAACACGGCGTTCGCGGTGTTGGTTCCGGTCAGCGTGGCCACAACGGACGGCCCTGCGGTGTCGGCGACGACGGAGAACGCCTGTGAGCCCTCGCGGACGTTGCCGGCGTTGTCTTCAGTCAGCCAGAAGAGGGTGTGTGCGCCGACCGTGGTCACCGTCGAGGTGATGGTCGTCGCGGCGCTGGCGGTGACCGTCGCGGTGCGCGCGGCACCGGTGAGGATGCTGTACTGGATATTCTTGACGCCCGAGCCCAGCGCGCCATCGGTGGCGACGAGGCTGAAGCTGGTGGCGCTCGTGTTGCCGTTGTTTGTGGCGGTGAGCGCCGGAGCGATGGTATCGATGCGGGAAGCTACGGTCGTGGAGCGCGCGCTGACGTTCGAGGAAGCGTCGACCGCTCGGATCTCGTAGTTGTACACGTCGCCGTCCGAGGTGGCGGCATCCGTGTAGGACGTCCCGGTCTGACTGGTGACAAGCGACTTCACCGGCGTGGACTTCGCGCCCGCGAGGGCATCCTTCCACTTGTAGACCAGGTACCGGACGGCACTGCTCGCGTCGGAGGATGCCGTCCAGTTCACGGTGATGTCGGTCTTGGATGGCGCGGCGGTCGGCGCGCCCGGTCGCGTCGGCGCCACCATGTCAGCCGCGCCCATCGCGATATCGACGTCGGCGACAGCCGCCGTGTAGCTCGAGATGGCGCGCGTCCGGTTGACCAGCACATTCATCGGCAAGCTCATCGGCGCTGCAAGCCGATACTCGGGCAAGGTGCCTGCCGGACCCCACGCCTCACCATCGACGACTCCATCGGAGTCGGAGTCGATGAGGTTGGGCTCGGTCTTTGACAGCGAGTAAACGGTCGCCGTCGCGGCTTCGGCGGTGAGCTCGGCGCGCTTGTCTGCCGCGAAGCCCGTGGTCACGGCGTTGTGCACGAATGCGCCGTTGGTATCCATGTCGAGCACCGTCATCGGCGCAAGCGAACTCGTAGAGATGTCCGACGGAGTCGCGACCTCCTGCAAGAGCACCTGCAGCGAATACGCGCCAGACTCGCGCTCATCGCCGAACTTCGCCCAGACCCAGCCTGCGTCGCCGCCGGAGATCAGGCCCGTCGAGCTAGCGGTGATGGTGGGCAGCTCGCTCCAGTCGGCGTCGATGCCCGCCCAAGCCTTGGTCACGCCGTTCCACGTGAACCCGCGGTTCGTGGCGGCGGCGTCGGTTCCGTTCTTCAAGAAACGCGCACGTGCGCGGTATACACCGTTTGGCGTCAGCGTCGTCGGTGTGGTGCTAGCGACGATGCGAAACGCGATCGGCGTGTGGTCGTTCGCCACGTAGCTCCCGTTGTCGGTCTGGAACGCGACGGGAGCAGTGACTGCGATTGCCGGTTGTGCCGCGAACGCCGGAAGCGCCAATGCCAGCGCCAGCGACGCGCGCACCACTCGCGCAAACGTCCTACTGAGTAACTTCATGTGCGTTGCCCTTTCTGTGCCGTCGGTCATCGAATCAGACGGCGACGAGGGTCTCGTCGCCGGTAGAAGCCGAGTCATATCCGCTGAGTCCCGCCACAATCCGCTTGAACGGTCGGGTGTGCATCCTAGTCAGGAGACGCGAAACCTCCTCGGATTCATACACTTCTTTGGTCATAACAAGGTCGTAGCGCTCACGAAAGAGCGGAACGAAGTCGAGGTCGTGATGCTCGGCGGCGACCGCTACGCATACAGCGGCATCCGCGCGACCGGCGGCGATCAGCGCGGCTGCGGCGTCGTGCGTGTCGACCTGCACGTCGTAGCCCACGAGCGACTGGGGCTTCAGGCCGAGCGTCGTCAGCTCGCGATCCAGCCAGATTCGTGTGCCGGAGCCTCTGTTCCGGTTGACGAATCGCGCGCGCTTCTCGACGACGTCTTCGAGCGTGTGCAGCGACAGCCGGTTGCCCCTCGCGACGATGAGGCCTTGCTCGCGATGCGCGACGGTCACAACCGCGATGTCGCGGTCCGGGAAGAAGTGGCGCACGTACGGCACGTTGTACTCGCCCGTATCGACGTCCAGAAGGTGGCATCCGGCAATATCGGCGAGTCCCTGTCGCAGCCCGACGAGCCCGTCGAGGCTGCCGGTCACCGCCGTTGACAGGTGGACGCGGTCGTCAAGGCCGGCGGCGAGTGCTTCGACCGCGAAATCGTCGCTCACCATCGCGAGGATGCGCGAACGGTCGCCGACCCCGGGCCTGACAAGCAGCGAAACGGTGAACGCGGACGCCGTCGCGCCATAGAACTTCTCCGTGTAGTTGCGTGTGGTGCGCTCCTCGGTCAGCCGAATCAACCCGACCGACTCGAGGGCTTTGACGTGGTGGCGAACCCACGCAGGGTGCTGACCCATGGCGATGCCCAGGGACGATATGGTGCTAGGCGCTTCGAGAATGCGCCGCAGAATCTCGAATCGATGTGGTTCCGCGAGCGTATGGAGGGTTTCGAGTCGGTCGATGCTCGCGAGCCGTTGCATATGCCGTCTCCGTCGAGGATGGGTCGCGTCACGGCGTGCCGGTACGCCCGCGCCCTATCCTAGGGGTTCGTTTAGCGTATTCCCTCCTGACGGAAGGCACAACCCACGGGAATCGGCGTGTGACAGCGATCCCGGACTCCATTGTTCGCCTTGTCAGGTTCCGCGCGCCCGTTCACCACTCCCACCTCGCACGTTCACTACACGTTCACATCCAGCCCATACGGTGGGGGGCATGAGACGAGCCTCGCACGGCGGGGCCAGTGGCGAAAGGGATCGCAGACATGGCAATGGAGAGAACCGACCGCGCTGCCCGTGAGCGCTCGCGCATCGTCCGGTGGGCGATACTCGGCGCGGTACTACTGGGAATGACGGTCATCACCATCGCGCACCAGCGCACCAACGTCGGCAAGCCCCCTGGCGTAGACGCGCTCTGCCCCTTCGGCGGGCTGGAGACCTTGTTCACGTTCATCACGACGGGCAGTTTCATCAAGCGGACCGCCGCGAGCGCGTTGGTGCTGTTCGTCGGTACGATAGGCATGGCACTCGTCTATCGTCGCTCGTTCTGCGGACAGCTGTGTCCGCTGGGTGCACTGCAGGGCATCTTCGGCGCCATCGGCGGGAAGCTGTTCAAGCGTCGACTGGCGATTCCATCAGTGTTGGACAGGCCCGGCCGCTACCTCAAGTACGTAGTGCTCGCTGTTTTCACGGTGTGGACCTGGCAGGCGGCGGAGCTCGTCATGCGCCCCTATGACCCGTGGGCCGCTTACGCGCACCTGACGTCACCGGAGCTCATGCTCGAGTTCGGTATCGGCACTGCCGTACTCGTCGTGTCGTTGGTTGGCTCGCTCGTCTACGAACGCTTCTTCTGCAAGTACCTGTGCCCGACGGGCGCGATGCTGGGGCTGCTGTCGAAAGTCAGCATATTCCGGATCAAGCGCGACGCCGATGCGTGCATCGACTGTGGTGCGTGTGATCAGGCCTGCCCGATGAACATCGCTGTCGCGACCGCTGACGAGGTTCGCTCCTCGGAGTGCATCTCGTGCAACGAATGCGTCAACTCCTGTCCCGCAGCCGGTGCCCTTGAGGTCAAGGCCCCCAGCGGGCGCTCAATGTCTCCCCTCGCCCTGACCGTGATCGTCGTCGCGCTTCTCTTCAGCCTTGTCGGAGTGGCGACAGCAGCGGGCCAGTTCCAGTGGCGCATGCCGACTCTCGGTGAGGCGATAGAGCAGCAT
Coding sequences:
- a CDS encoding substrate-binding domain-containing protein gives rise to the protein MQRLASIDRLETLHTLAEPHRFEILRRILEAPSTISSLGIAMGQHPAWVRHHVKALESVGLIRLTEERTTRNYTEKFYGATASAFTVSLLVRPGVGDRSRILAMVSDDFAVEALAAGLDDRVHLSTAVTGSLDGLVGLRQGLADIAGCHLLDVDTGEYNVPYVRHFFPDRDIAVVTVAHREQGLIVARGNRLSLHTLEDVVEKRARFVNRNRGSGTRIWLDRELTTLGLKPQSLVGYDVQVDTHDAAAALIAAGRADAAVCVAVAAEHHDLDFVPLFRERYDLVMTKEVYESEEVSRLLTRMHTRPFKRIVAGLSGYDSASTGDETLVAV
- a CDS encoding 4Fe-4S binding protein, with the translated sequence MAMERTDRAARERSRIVRWAILGAVLLGMTVITIAHQRTNVGKPPGVDALCPFGGLETLFTFITTGSFIKRTAASALVLFVGTIGMALVYRRSFCGQLCPLGALQGIFGAIGGKLFKRRLAIPSVLDRPGRYLKYVVLAVFTVWTWQAAELVMRPYDPWAAYAHLTSPELMLEFGIGTAVLVVSLVGSLVYERFFCKYLCPTGAMLGLLSKVSIFRIKRDADACIDCGACDQACPMNIAVATADEVRSSECISCNECVNSCPAAGALEVKAPSGRSMSPLALTVIVVALLFSLVGVATAAGQFQWRMPTLGEAIEQHGGAKGFGESTDAAPGGFDTTLIKGYMSIAEISEATGIPAAEFTATFGVPAEALSQPMKDIKDTYGFSPEDVRAWVDERLAAP
- a CDS encoding fibronectin type III domain-containing protein, which produces MKTTACTSRSLLAILAGVLTLVLAMPLASAYAAGTYTGGALPTSTIMVPNDHTPVVIGFSAAGLDPNAGYRLKVRLSPAPEPMNIQNRGWTWNPVTRQWVQEREQDRNRFPLMTTDPTGSIPEGWAAFAFGDEAMSGRYYILVSLNLEKGATFNGSAPFAVDVFDVETQGARLHNAAATGLPAGTLVKAVRRLDGSTVAASRTETDGVDGDANGRTDDEDHGTPGSRGDYSLCVPLNTSVDIVSGTTTLVAGITLTRPDEDIAIGATDMSAPTTATNLTATPLDRRVRLSWSPALDNTKVSKYLVYRWIEPPLGVPYSVAKTLIGSTSQTTYDDATPLGGLTYHYEVRAMDTATNVSARSNPVAATTIALPPRVRAATSPTKPNGAAGWFRKTAPYVSLFTDRGRLFYSWDSSTSVYATYTAPLRAPQGARKLFYYAADSSGNESAIASISVKTDTRTPSTTLSAPAISTRTSTARAFVVSLTSVDATPSSGTLRDLEYRTSATAPWRRLRTRTAAQAVTVTAPTGATYRFRARSTDTAGNVGAWSATRTTVIPYDDVSARYSGAWRSEIATASYGGRSRVTTAAGASATFTFSRGTEAHLITSKGPDRGRVRIYLDGRLAGTYDLYAATERPRAEVRIGRLSGAGRHTIRIVTLAGTGRRVDVDGLAVKR
- a CDS encoding MotA/TolQ/ExbB proton channel family protein, producing MTGLGEKLGYYLTHPEAIIYGVATALLYPVLFLEVFALLVAAYEAGRFCVEVFKRRRARKKLDVEAAAVAVAQATGTDKRTAALGFLGSMGPSPIARTVASSLEHQSTVTRSHVLKALADADLESVRVLERTRMLMRVGPILGLMGTLIPISPALVALASGDVQQLSDNLVIAFSTTVVGLLIGSIGYIVTAVRDRHHQQDLTDIEYVFDHLGG
- a CDS encoding cobalt ABC transporter permease; translated protein: MTDETARPRQPWGLPLRARVIVALVAALIIGAKFYLRMPIHVPGHSGVFWMALLLIGVGVVGRPGTGTLIGLISGLLAVIILPGREGIFVGVKYFVPGLIVDVLTPLLGGRLDRYPAAVIVAAAAHMGKLTASYLLGLALGVPGGYLAIGLGFAAVTHLGFGALGGVAAAFVLQRLSRAGMLPDATPSTEVAS
- a CDS encoding TOBE domain-containing protein, with protein sequence MKLSARNQIRGVVSEIKEGAVEAQVVLDVTGQRITAVVTMDAVRDLGLTVGSEAVAIIKADHVILGVD
- a CDS encoding nitrogen fixation protein NifQ gives rise to the protein MADRHPIPPQRQDEYEQLVLLLMADAGDDPDTRDRADWIARSALQPGHLWRSMGLSGRDELRAMMRESFPTLYEANTKDMRWKKFLYKRLCGWSGFST
- a CDS encoding DUF2149 domain-containing protein, encoding MDAMGNLFDVAILIGVGFMVVALSSFGLQEILSADEMTIVKNPGTPDMEVIRKEGKEIERLKVTDQPAEGMGTPVGTVYQLEDGRTVWVPGQ